DNA sequence from the Cercospora beticola chromosome 8, complete sequence genome:
CTTGGGGCAAATCATGCTCGAGGCTTGACCCTCATTTTCGCGGGACGCACGTTCACTGGGATTGGGGCCGGAGCATGCTCCATGGTCACTCCGATTTACCTTTCAGAGATTTCTCCTCCAGCTATTCGAGGTCGGATCTGTGGAATGTTTGAATTATTCTGGCAGATTGGCAGTGTTGCTGGATTCTGGTACGCTTCACTAAAACTTCGTCTGCAAGCAAGAGCTAACCGTTGTGCTTGCGAAGGATCAACTACGCAGTGTCTCAGACGCTGCAGCCCTCTCACAAGCAATGGCTGGTACCATTCGGAGTGCAACTCATCCCAGCagtccttctcttcctcggcgCATTTTTCTGGCTAGAAGAGTCACCACGATGGCTTTTCAGCAAGACAGGATGCAGAGAACATGCGATCAGGAACCTCGAAGGGTTCCGACAGCTCCCTGTGGATGATTCATATatgctggaggaggttgcCATGATAGAGTACGCAATTATTCGCGAGGGCCTCGCTGAGAGTTTCTGGCATCCCTTCAGAGCAGTCGCCATGCACAAATCGCTGCAGTGGAGATTGCTGCTTGGGGCGCTTCTTTTTATGCTGCAACATGGAACTGGCGCGAACGCCATTGCTTACTACTCGCCCAAGTTGTTCCAGGCTATTGGTATTACAGGATCCGAGAATGCATTGTTGGCGACAGGCACCTTTGGCATTGTCAAAGTGATCGCTGCCCTCCTTTGGATGGCTTTCCTGGTTGATCGTCTTGGTCGACGGCTGCTGTTACTGCTCGGTGCAGCTGGCTGCAGCATATCAATGTGGATCATCGGTGTCCACATCTTCACGCAGAAACACTCTTCAGCTGACAGTACAACCGGGGCCCACAACACTGGAAGCATCATGgccatctgcttcttctACATCTGGACTGTCCTCTTCTCGTTATCATGGAGCGGTACACCCTGGATCATCAACTCCGAAATCTTCAGCATGAACACCCGTCCACTCGGCCAAACCAATGCAGCCTTCCAGTATTGGTTCTGGAGCTTCTTGTTGTCCCGTTTCACACCAAACATGTTTTCACATATGGGTAAAAGCGGATATGGtgtctttttcttctttgcgTCTGTCATGCTAATCAGCATCGGATTCGCCTGGCTTGTCATTCCTGAGACAAAGTCGGTTCCACTCGAGTCGATGGACAGACTGTTCGAGCTGAAGCCGCCGAAAGATGCAAACGATATGTTTTATCTCGAGAATGCAGTTCTGGGGCAGTCGGAGGTGCAGGAAGTTGAGATTGTTGAGACCATTGTGGAATGTGTAGGGAAGGAAACTATAGGAGAGGCTATGTGAGGTGTGTAACTGATGGCAAGAATTCTGAGCAGAAAACTGTCAGTTTGTCACTTTTCCACTTTGCATAATTTTTCGTCGGGATACTCTGCTGCTGTCAAATCTGCCTGAAATTCACAGAGCCACGGAAAGATCTCAAAGAACGTCTTCGACGGCCCGTatgtggtgctgctggttgAACATAAAGTGGGGATCGTCTGAGTCCCTC
Encoded proteins:
- a CDS encoding uncharacterized protein (SMCOG1169:sugar transport protein~antiSMASH:Cluster_6), producing MTESHLAFVEENIVTAFQVGAMVGSLAAYPAAHYLGRRLSLVWFSILLMLGSGLTLGANHARGLTLIFAGRTFTGIGAGACSMVTPIYLSEISPPAIRGRICGMFELFWQIGSVAGFWINYAVSQTLQPSHKQWLVPFGVQLIPAVLLFLGAFFWLEESPRWLFSKTGCREHAIRNLEGFRQLPVDDSYMLEEVAMIEYAIIREGLAESFWHPFRAVAMHKSLQWRLLLGALLFMLQHGTGANAIAYYSPKLFQAIGITGSENALLATGTFGIVKVIAALLWMAFLVDRLGRRLLLLLGAAGCSISMWIIGVHIFTQKHSSADSTTGAHNTGSIMAICFFYIWTVLFSLSWSGTPWIINSEIFSMNTRPLGQTNAAFQYWFWSFLLSRFTPNMFSHMGKSGYGVFFFFASVMLISIGFAWLVIPETKSVPLESMDRLFELKPPKDANDMFYLENAVLGQSEVQEVEIVETIVECVGKETIGEAM